A region of Thermobifida halotolerans DNA encodes the following proteins:
- a CDS encoding DUF4235 domain-containing protein encodes MADKDGDLTARIVGGVTALAAAYVTRKALTLLWTKTMGKEPPADPESPDISLGEALGWAVVTGVGMEVTRVLAVRAVHRRFLPHRHRDIEQLPL; translated from the coding sequence ATGGCCGACAAGGATGGCGACCTGACCGCTCGGATCGTCGGGGGCGTGACGGCTCTGGCCGCCGCCTACGTGACCCGCAAGGCCCTGACCCTGCTGTGGACCAAGACCATGGGCAAGGAGCCCCCGGCCGACCCCGAGTCGCCCGACATCAGTCTGGGCGAGGCGCTGGGCTGGGCCGTGGTCACCGGCGTGGGCATGGAGGTGACCCGCGTCCTGGCGGTCCGCGCCGTGCACCGGCGCTTCTTGCCGCACCGGCACCGCGACATCGAGCAACTGCCGCTCTGA
- a CDS encoding DUF4193 domain-containing protein has protein sequence MATDYDSPRKTDEELGEDSLQELQARRVDKGTSTIDVDPDEVAEGLELPGADLSGEELAVRVLPRQADEFTCSRCFLVHHRSQLAEERGGQLVCKECAS, from the coding sequence ATGGCCACAGACTACGACAGCCCACGCAAGACCGACGAGGAACTGGGTGAGGACAGCCTGCAGGAGCTGCAGGCTCGCCGGGTCGACAAGGGAACCAGCACCATCGACGTCGACCCCGACGAGGTCGCCGAGGGGCTGGAGCTTCCGGGAGCGGACCTGTCCGGCGAGGAGCTCGCCGTGCGGGTCCTGCCGCGCCAGGCCGACGAGTTCACCTGCTCGCGCTGCTTCCTGGTGCACCACCGCAGTCAACTGGCGGAGGAGCGCGGCGGGCAGCTCGTCTGCAAGGAATGCGCCTCCTGA
- a CDS encoding ferrochelatase: protein MRSYDAFLLISFGGPEKSDDVIPFLENVTRGRGIPRERLAEVGEHYYLFGGVSPINQQCRDLIAALRADFADNGVDLPVYWGNRNWDPYLADTVAQMARDGVRRVVALATSAYSNYSSHRQYLEDVERARAAVGGAPEIDLIRPYYDHPGFVDAFVDHTRQALERLPEELRADARLLYSAHSIPQAMAERSGDPRCDYGPLTAYEAQLAEVARLVTERVGGGHRYDLVYQSRSGPPSQPWLEPDINDRLEQLAGEGVRAVVVVPHGFVSDHMEVKYDLDVEARATAGKLGIRMERAAAPGTHPAFVAMVRDLVAERAEGRPARGLGSIERSCHDDPADCCRPR from the coding sequence ATGAGGTCCTACGACGCGTTCCTGCTGATCTCCTTCGGAGGTCCGGAGAAGAGTGACGATGTCATCCCGTTCCTGGAGAACGTCACCCGCGGTCGCGGAATCCCCCGCGAGCGGCTGGCCGAGGTCGGGGAGCACTACTACCTCTTCGGCGGGGTCAGCCCGATCAACCAGCAGTGCCGGGACCTGATCGCGGCCCTGCGCGCCGACTTCGCCGACAACGGCGTGGACCTGCCCGTCTACTGGGGCAACCGCAACTGGGACCCCTACCTCGCGGACACGGTCGCGCAGATGGCCCGCGACGGCGTGCGCCGCGTGGTGGCGCTGGCCACCTCCGCCTACAGCAACTACTCCAGCCACCGGCAGTACCTGGAGGACGTCGAGCGGGCCCGTGCCGCCGTCGGGGGAGCGCCCGAGATCGACCTGATCCGCCCCTACTACGACCACCCGGGGTTCGTCGACGCCTTCGTCGACCACACCCGGCAGGCCCTGGAGCGGCTCCCCGAGGAGTTGCGCGCGGACGCGCGGCTGCTCTACTCGGCGCACTCCATCCCGCAGGCGATGGCCGAGAGGTCGGGCGACCCCCGGTGCGACTACGGTCCGCTGACCGCCTACGAGGCGCAGTTGGCGGAGGTGGCCCGGCTGGTCACCGAGCGGGTCGGCGGCGGCCACCGCTACGACCTCGTCTACCAGAGCCGCAGTGGCCCGCCCTCCCAGCCGTGGTTGGAGCCCGACATCAACGACCGGTTGGAGCAGTTGGCGGGCGAGGGCGTGCGGGCGGTCGTGGTGGTCCCCCACGGGTTCGTCTCCGACCACATGGAGGTCAAGTACGACCTGGACGTGGAGGCCAGGGCCACCGCGGGCAAGCTGGGTATCCGCATGGAGCGCGCGGCGGCCCCCGGCACGCACCCGGCGTTCGTGGCCATGGTCCGCGACCTGGTGGCGGAGCGGGCCGAGGGGCGCCCCGCGCGCGGCCTCGGCTCCATCGAGCGGTCCTGCCACGACGACCCGGCGGACTGCTGTCGGCCGCGCTGA
- a CDS encoding response regulator transcription factor — translation MRVLVVEDEQVLADAVAVGLRRESMAVDIAYDGDSALERTSVNDYDVVILDRDLPGTHGDEVCRALASSSYPGRILMLTAAGELDDRVAGLTLGADDYMAKPFAFAELVARVRALARRATPPLPPVLHRQGITLDPANHTVERDGRPVSLTPKEFAVLEVLMRANGTVVSAEGLLEKAWDENADPFTNVVRVTVMTLRKKLGEPPVIRTVQGAGYRI, via the coding sequence GTGCGCGTACTCGTGGTTGAAGACGAGCAGGTTCTCGCCGACGCGGTGGCGGTGGGACTACGGCGCGAATCGATGGCCGTGGACATCGCCTACGACGGCGACAGCGCCCTGGAGCGCACCAGCGTCAACGACTACGACGTCGTCATCCTGGACCGCGACCTCCCGGGGACCCACGGTGACGAGGTGTGCCGCGCACTGGCCTCCTCCAGCTACCCGGGCCGGATCCTGATGCTCACCGCCGCGGGGGAACTCGACGACAGGGTGGCAGGACTGACCCTGGGCGCCGACGACTACATGGCCAAACCCTTCGCCTTCGCCGAACTCGTCGCCCGGGTGCGGGCCCTGGCCCGGCGCGCCACCCCCCCGCTGCCGCCCGTGCTGCACCGCCAGGGCATCACCCTGGACCCCGCCAACCACACGGTCGAGCGGGACGGACGGCCCGTCTCGCTCACCCCCAAGGAGTTCGCCGTCCTGGAGGTGTTGATGCGCGCCAACGGAACCGTGGTCAGCGCCGAGGGGCTCCTGGAGAAGGCATGGGACGAGAACGCCGACCCGTTCACCAACGTGGTGCGGGTGACCGTGATGACCCTGCGCAAGAAACTCGGCGAGCCCCCGGTGATCCGCACCGTGCAGGGCGCGGGATACCGGATTTGA
- a CDS encoding inositol monophosphatase family protein, translated as MTNPDPRELLDLALEAARKGGALAARGQEGISVLDTKSSPTDVVTEMDRATEELIRGVLLGARPSDAILGEEGGAARGSSGVRWLVDPIDGTVNYLYGRAEWGVSVAAEVDGVVVAGVVEAPVRGRTYTAVRGGGARRNGEPISAAPPTTLDMALVATGFGYEARRRRRQAEVLATVLPRVRDIRRLGSAALDLCAVAEGTVNAYYERGTNPWDWGAGALIAAEAGARVAGLRGAPPNFDLLLAAVPGLFEQLHDLLEPLGADTDG; from the coding sequence GTGACCAACCCCGATCCGCGGGAGCTGCTGGACCTCGCGCTCGAGGCGGCCCGCAAGGGAGGCGCGCTGGCCGCGCGAGGACAGGAGGGGATCTCGGTGCTCGACACCAAGTCCTCACCGACCGACGTGGTCACCGAGATGGACCGCGCCACGGAGGAGCTGATCCGCGGCGTCCTGCTCGGCGCCCGCCCCTCCGACGCGATCCTGGGCGAGGAGGGCGGCGCGGCCCGGGGCAGCAGCGGGGTGCGCTGGCTGGTCGACCCCATCGACGGGACCGTCAACTACCTGTACGGGCGCGCCGAGTGGGGGGTGAGCGTCGCCGCCGAGGTCGACGGCGTGGTTGTGGCCGGGGTCGTGGAGGCCCCGGTGCGCGGACGCACCTACACCGCGGTGCGGGGTGGGGGAGCCCGCCGCAACGGCGAGCCGATCTCGGCCGCGCCCCCGACCACCCTGGACATGGCCCTGGTCGCCACCGGGTTCGGCTACGAGGCGCGCCGCAGGCGCAGGCAGGCCGAGGTGCTGGCCACGGTCCTGCCGCGGGTGCGCGACATCCGCCGGCTCGGCTCCGCGGCTCTCGACCTGTGCGCGGTGGCGGAGGGGACCGTCAACGCCTACTACGAGCGGGGGACGAACCCCTGGGACTGGGGCGCGGGAGCGCTGATCGCCGCGGAGGCCGGGGCCAGGGTGGCGGGACTGCGTGGCGCCCCGCCCAACTTCGACCTGCTCCTGGCCGCGGTCCCCGGCCTGTTCGAGCAACTGCACGACCTGCTGGAGCCCCTGGGCGCCGACACCGACGGCTGA
- the valS gene encoding valine--tRNA ligase, with the protein MTNRSRSFNVPDKPSLDGIEAKWVDVWDESGVYHFDRSKSREEIFSIDTPPPTVSGSLHIGHVFSYTHTDTVARFQRMNGKAVFYPMGWDDNGLPTERRVQNYYGVRCDPSIPYDPDFVPPAKPDPKRQVPIARRNFIELCERLTVEDEKVFESIWRRLGLSVDWRYTYATIDDNSRAAAQRAFLRNLTRGEAYMAEAPTLWDVTFRTAVAQAELEDRERPGAYHTVAFHRDGGDPVLIATTRPELLPACVALVAHPDDERYQDLFGSTVRTPVFGVEVPVVAHRLADPEKGTGIAMICTFGDVTDVTWWRELQLPTRPVVGWDGRIVAEPPEGMDSEAGRAAYATLAGATVHTARERMVGLLRESGDLVGEPQKITHPVKFYEKGDKPLEIVTTRQWYIRNGGRDADVREGLLERGRELVWHPEHMRSRFEHWVGGLNGDWLISRQRFFGVPFPVWYPLDDQGNPVYDAPILPDESQLPVDPSSEAPRGYTEEQRGVPGGFVGDPDVMDTWATSSLTPQIAGGWERDPDLFGRVFPMDLRPQGQDIIRTWLFSTVVRSHFEHGSLPWSTAAISGWILDPDRKKMSKSKGNVVTPLAMLEKYSSDAVRYWAASGRLGTDTALDEGQMKVGRRLAIKILNASKFALSVAGENTAVDPAAVTEPLDRSMLAGLADVVEDATAAFQGYDHTRALERTERFFWDLCDDYLELVKARAYDADSKEGASARAALLIALSVLHRLFAPFLPFVAEEVWSWWRNGSVHAAAWPSVEEFRAAADEGDPAVLAATAEVLRVIRKAKSEAKLSMRAEVDRVAVHGKQAGHAGLCRTDIAAAGRVAELIFQTSDDAELRVDVALPDAEG; encoded by the coding sequence ATGACCAACCGCTCTCGTTCCTTCAACGTGCCTGACAAGCCTTCGCTCGATGGTATCGAGGCGAAATGGGTAGACGTCTGGGACGAGTCCGGCGTCTATCACTTCGACCGCTCCAAGAGCCGCGAAGAGATCTTCTCGATCGACACCCCGCCGCCCACCGTGTCCGGTTCGCTGCACATCGGACACGTCTTCTCCTACACCCACACCGACACCGTCGCCCGGTTCCAGCGGATGAACGGCAAGGCCGTCTTCTACCCGATGGGCTGGGACGACAACGGGCTGCCCACCGAGCGGCGCGTGCAGAACTACTACGGCGTGCGCTGCGACCCGTCGATTCCCTACGACCCGGACTTCGTCCCGCCCGCCAAACCGGACCCCAAGAGGCAGGTCCCGATCGCCCGGCGGAACTTCATCGAGCTGTGCGAGCGCCTCACCGTTGAGGACGAGAAGGTCTTCGAGTCGATCTGGCGCAGGCTCGGTCTCAGCGTGGACTGGCGGTACACCTACGCCACCATCGACGACAACTCCCGTGCGGCGGCCCAGCGCGCCTTCCTGCGCAACCTGACGCGGGGCGAGGCCTACATGGCGGAGGCCCCCACGCTGTGGGACGTCACCTTCCGCACCGCCGTGGCCCAGGCCGAACTGGAGGACCGGGAGCGCCCCGGCGCCTACCACACGGTGGCCTTCCACCGCGACGGCGGCGACCCGGTGCTGATCGCCACCACCCGCCCCGAACTGCTGCCCGCCTGTGTCGCCCTGGTCGCCCACCCCGACGACGAGCGCTACCAGGACCTGTTCGGCTCCACCGTGCGCACCCCGGTCTTCGGCGTGGAGGTCCCGGTCGTGGCGCACCGCCTGGCCGACCCCGAGAAGGGCACCGGCATCGCCATGATCTGCACCTTCGGTGACGTCACCGACGTCACCTGGTGGCGGGAGCTGCAGCTTCCCACCCGGCCGGTCGTCGGCTGGGACGGCCGGATCGTCGCCGAGCCGCCCGAGGGGATGGACTCCGAGGCCGGGCGCGCCGCCTACGCGACGCTCGCCGGGGCGACCGTGCACACCGCGCGCGAGCGGATGGTCGGCCTGCTGCGCGAGTCGGGCGACCTGGTCGGGGAGCCGCAGAAGATCACCCACCCGGTCAAGTTCTACGAAAAAGGCGACAAGCCCCTGGAGATCGTCACCACCCGCCAGTGGTACATCCGCAACGGCGGACGCGACGCCGACGTCCGCGAGGGGCTGCTGGAGCGCGGCCGGGAGCTGGTCTGGCACCCCGAGCACATGCGCAGCCGCTTCGAGCACTGGGTGGGCGGACTCAACGGCGACTGGCTGATCAGCCGCCAGCGGTTCTTCGGGGTGCCCTTCCCCGTCTGGTATCCGCTCGACGACCAGGGCAACCCGGTCTACGACGCCCCCATACTGCCCGACGAGTCCCAGTTGCCGGTCGACCCCAGCTCCGAGGCGCCCCGCGGCTACACCGAGGAGCAGCGGGGCGTTCCCGGCGGCTTCGTCGGTGACCCCGACGTCATGGACACCTGGGCCACCTCGTCGCTGACCCCGCAGATCGCCGGAGGCTGGGAGCGCGACCCCGACCTGTTCGGCCGGGTCTTCCCGATGGACCTGCGCCCCCAGGGCCAGGACATCATCCGCACCTGGCTGTTCTCCACCGTGGTCCGCTCGCACTTCGAGCACGGGTCGCTGCCCTGGAGCACCGCGGCCATCTCCGGCTGGATCCTCGACCCCGACCGCAAGAAGATGTCCAAGTCCAAGGGCAACGTCGTCACGCCCCTGGCCATGCTGGAGAAGTACAGCTCCGACGCGGTCCGCTACTGGGCGGCCAGCGGCCGGCTGGGCACCGACACCGCGCTGGACGAGGGGCAGATGAAGGTCGGCCGCCGACTGGCCATCAAGATCCTCAACGCCAGCAAGTTCGCGCTGTCGGTGGCCGGGGAGAACACCGCTGTCGACCCCGCGGCCGTCACCGAGCCGCTGGACCGGTCGATGCTGGCGGGCCTGGCCGACGTCGTCGAGGACGCCACCGCGGCGTTCCAGGGCTACGACCACACGCGGGCGCTGGAGCGCACCGAGCGGTTCTTCTGGGACCTGTGCGACGACTACCTGGAACTGGTCAAGGCCCGCGCCTACGACGCCGACTCGAAGGAGGGCGCCTCGGCCCGCGCCGCGCTGCTCATCGCGCTGTCGGTGCTGCACCGCCTGTTCGCGCCCTTCCTGCCCTTCGTCGCCGAGGAGGTCTGGTCGTGGTGGCGGAACGGCTCGGTGCACGCCGCGGCGTGGCCGTCGGTGGAGGAGTTCCGGGCCGCCGCGGACGAGGGCGACCCCGCCGTCCTGGCCGCCACGGCCGAGGTGCTGCGGGTGATCCGCAAGGCCAAGTCCGAGGCGAAGCTGTCCATGCGCGCCGAGGTCGACCGGGTCGCCGTGCACGGCAAGCAGGCCGGGCACGCGGGCCTGTGCCGGACCGACATCGCCGCCGCCGGCCGGGTCGCCGAGCTGATCTTCCAGACCAGTGACGACGCCGAGCTGCGGGTCGACGTCGCGCTGCCCGACGCCGAGGGGTGA
- the sepH gene encoding septation protein SepH, producing the protein MQELRLVAVSEDGAYLVLASAGRGTRFMLPVDDRLRAAVRGQFSRLGQYEIEVENPLRPKEIQARIRAGETAESIAQAAGIPVERVRWFESPVLQEREYMAQQAQLAPVRRPGETAPGPALGDLVTERIGTGQLESGEATWDSWKREDRTWQVRLSFRVAGEERVAHWVYEPRRRSVTPYDEEAMRFSSQEEHDVPQAAPHGATVTPFAPRRPAVRDAAPAPEGPAEPARQAAEPAPAPPRAPRTPVTAERMRPVEDSVFDSTAPERRYRPEPAPGSDPHAAPAAGAPSPAQRPASAPQRPARSEPSLPAAASNTSQPPRRKGRGRRASVPSWDEIMFGSKKSD; encoded by the coding sequence ATGCAGGAGCTTCGCCTGGTCGCCGTCAGTGAGGACGGAGCCTACCTGGTGCTGGCCAGCGCCGGACGGGGCACCCGCTTCATGCTGCCCGTCGACGACCGGCTCCGCGCCGCCGTGCGCGGGCAGTTCTCTCGGCTCGGCCAGTACGAGATCGAAGTGGAGAATCCGTTGCGCCCCAAGGAGATCCAGGCCCGGATACGCGCGGGCGAGACCGCCGAATCCATCGCCCAGGCCGCAGGCATCCCCGTCGAACGTGTGCGCTGGTTTGAGAGTCCGGTCCTGCAGGAGCGCGAGTACATGGCGCAGCAGGCGCAACTGGCCCCGGTCCGCCGTCCGGGCGAGACCGCGCCCGGCCCCGCCCTCGGCGACCTGGTGACCGAGCGGATCGGCACCGGGCAACTGGAGTCGGGCGAGGCCACCTGGGACTCCTGGAAGCGCGAGGACCGCACCTGGCAGGTCAGACTGTCCTTCCGGGTGGCGGGCGAGGAGCGCGTCGCCCACTGGGTGTACGAGCCGCGCCGCCGCTCGGTCACCCCCTACGACGAGGAGGCCATGCGCTTCTCCTCGCAGGAGGAGCACGACGTGCCGCAGGCGGCGCCCCACGGTGCGACCGTCACCCCCTTCGCCCCGCGCCGTCCCGCCGTGCGCGACGCCGCTCCCGCCCCGGAGGGCCCCGCGGAGCCCGCCCGGCAGGCGGCGGAGCCCGCCCCCGCTCCCCCGCGCGCACCGAGGACGCCCGTCACCGCCGAACGGATGCGTCCGGTCGAGGACTCGGTCTTCGACTCCACCGCCCCCGAGCGCCGCTACCGCCCCGAGCCCGCGCCGGGTTCCGATCCGCACGCCGCTCCGGCCGCCGGAGCACCCTCGCCCGCGCAGCGGCCCGCGTCCGCTCCCCAGCGTCCCGCCCGCTCCGAGCCGTCGCTGCCCGCGGCCGCCTCCAACACCTCCCAGCCGCCCCGCCGCAAGGGGCGCGGCCGCCGCGCCTCGGTGCCGTCCTGGGACGAGATCATGTTCGGGTCGAAGAAGTCCGACTAG
- a CDS encoding sensor histidine kinase: protein MTAGEGEATEPPVAEVPPTPPGETGTWRRLSRPLTPAKSGGAGPPDNGSVPGGGHRLTDNISLRMRLTLIYGMLFFAAGSLLVLLNYVILVSVLDKPDFTVQIDGYNLESEIADEIKAVLIDGIANQVTRFSVLALIVVGVLAVGLGYAVAGRALSPLHKITRTARRLSEHSLHERIAMSGPDDEIRELADTFDAMLERLDRAFDGQRRFVANASHELRTPLAINRTLLEVALADPEASPDLRTIARTLLETNSRHERLIDGLLFLAKSDRELDVRTAVDLGEVTATVLSQLSGEIEKSGLRLRTDLREARVTGDPVLLERLVGNLVENALRYNVPDGEITVRSGINEGAPAVQVENSGPVIPAYEIEGLFEPFRRGSGDRVRSKKSAGLGLSIVRSVVRAHQGSVTAWPRAGGGLVVTVRFPVSGRRADTEPSP from the coding sequence TTGACCGCCGGGGAGGGGGAGGCCACCGAGCCCCCCGTCGCGGAGGTCCCTCCCACGCCCCCGGGCGAGACCGGCACGTGGCGACGGCTGTCCCGGCCGCTGACCCCCGCCAAGAGCGGCGGCGCGGGCCCGCCCGACAACGGGTCGGTGCCGGGGGGCGGCCACCGCCTCACCGACAACATCAGCCTGCGGATGCGCCTGACGCTCATCTACGGGATGCTCTTCTTCGCGGCCGGCTCGCTGCTGGTCCTGCTGAACTACGTGATCCTGGTCAGCGTCCTGGACAAGCCCGACTTCACCGTCCAGATCGACGGCTACAACCTGGAGTCGGAGATCGCCGACGAGATCAAGGCCGTCCTCATCGACGGCATCGCCAACCAGGTCACCCGGTTCTCCGTGCTGGCCCTGATCGTGGTGGGCGTCCTGGCGGTCGGACTGGGCTACGCGGTGGCCGGGCGCGCGCTGTCCCCCCTGCACAAGATCACCCGCACCGCCCGCAGGCTGTCGGAGCACTCCCTCCACGAGCGCATCGCGATGAGCGGCCCCGACGACGAGATCCGGGAGCTCGCCGACACCTTCGACGCGATGCTGGAGCGCCTGGACCGCGCCTTCGACGGGCAGCGCCGCTTCGTCGCCAACGCCTCCCACGAACTGCGCACCCCCCTGGCGATCAACCGCACCCTGCTGGAGGTCGCGCTCGCCGACCCCGAGGCGTCACCCGACCTCAGGACCATCGCCCGCACCCTGCTGGAGACCAACTCCCGGCACGAACGGCTCATCGACGGTCTGCTCTTCCTGGCCAAGAGCGACCGGGAACTGGACGTGCGCACCGCGGTCGACCTCGGCGAGGTCACGGCGACCGTGCTCAGCCAGCTCAGCGGTGAGATCGAGAAGTCGGGACTGAGGCTGCGCACCGACCTGCGGGAGGCCCGCGTCACCGGGGACCCCGTGCTGCTGGAGCGGCTGGTCGGCAACCTGGTGGAGAACGCGCTGCGTTACAACGTCCCCGACGGGGAGATCACGGTCCGCTCCGGCATCAACGAGGGCGCGCCCGCGGTCCAGGTGGAGAACTCCGGTCCCGTCATCCCCGCCTACGAGATCGAGGGCCTGTTCGAGCCCTTCCGGCGCGGCTCCGGCGACCGGGTGCGCTCGAAGAAGAGCGCGGGTCTGGGGCTGTCCATCGTGCGGTCGGTCGTGCGCGCGCACCAGGGGTCGGTCACCGCCTGGCCCCGGGCCGGAGGCGGGCTGGTGGTCACGGTGCGCTTCCCCGTGAGCGGTCGTCGCGCCGACACCGAGCCCTCCCCCTGA
- a CDS encoding D-arabinono-1,4-lactone oxidase: MTKTLWRNWADTHRMTPARVVTPNSTAEVAEAVRAAAAAGARVRMAGSGHSFTDIAVTDGTLLLPTALAAVRAVDLPGGRATVEAGMRLCDFNDALAAHGAALTNMGDIAVQTMAGATQTGTHGTGRASAGLAAQVERLEIVLADGTAVTCSADHEADLFQAARVGLGAFGVVTALTMAVEPAFLLHAREVPMPLDEVVERLAELRADNEHFEFFWFPHTDRTITKRNNRTTGPARPLTEFRAWLDDEFLSNSVFEAVNRAARRLPRLIPAINQVSARALTAREYVDASHRTFASPRRVRFVEMEYAIPVEHLPDVLREMRAGLARGEHRVSFPVEVRFAPADDVWLSTAYGRESAYVAVHVYQGCPYEAYFAALEAVFTAAAGRPHWGKMHTRDLSYLEKVYPRLHDALEVRERVDPQRRFTNTYLERVLGR, translated from the coding sequence ATGACGAAGACGCTGTGGCGCAACTGGGCCGACACCCACCGGATGACGCCCGCCCGGGTGGTCACCCCCAACAGCACCGCCGAGGTGGCCGAGGCGGTACGCGCGGCCGCCGCCGCGGGAGCACGGGTGAGGATGGCGGGTTCCGGCCACTCCTTCACCGACATCGCCGTGACCGACGGAACACTGCTGCTGCCGACCGCGCTGGCCGCGGTGCGCGCGGTCGACCTCCCCGGCGGACGGGCGACCGTCGAGGCGGGGATGCGGCTGTGCGACTTCAACGACGCGCTCGCCGCGCACGGGGCGGCCCTGACCAACATGGGCGACATCGCGGTGCAGACGATGGCGGGCGCCACCCAGACCGGCACGCACGGAACCGGCCGCGCCTCGGCCGGTCTGGCCGCGCAGGTCGAACGGTTGGAGATCGTCCTGGCCGACGGGACGGCGGTCACCTGCTCGGCCGACCACGAGGCCGACCTGTTCCAGGCCGCGCGCGTGGGTCTGGGGGCGTTCGGCGTGGTGACCGCCCTGACCATGGCGGTCGAACCGGCGTTCCTGCTGCACGCGCGCGAGGTCCCGATGCCCCTGGACGAGGTCGTGGAGCGGCTGGCCGAGCTGCGCGCCGACAACGAGCACTTCGAGTTCTTCTGGTTCCCGCACACCGACCGCACCATCACCAAACGCAACAACCGCACGACCGGTCCGGCCCGCCCCCTCACGGAGTTCCGCGCCTGGCTGGACGACGAGTTCCTGTCCAACTCGGTGTTCGAGGCCGTCAACCGGGCGGCGCGGCGCCTCCCCCGGCTGATCCCCGCGATCAACCAGGTCTCGGCGCGGGCGCTGACGGCACGCGAGTACGTCGACGCCTCCCACCGGACGTTCGCCAGTCCGCGCAGGGTCAGGTTCGTGGAGATGGAGTACGCGATCCCGGTCGAGCACCTGCCCGACGTGCTGCGGGAGATGCGGGCGGGGCTCGCGCGGGGGGAGCACCGCGTCAGCTTCCCCGTCGAGGTTCGCTTCGCCCCCGCCGACGACGTGTGGCTGTCCACCGCCTACGGCAGGGAGAGCGCCTACGTGGCCGTGCACGTCTACCAGGGCTGCCCGTACGAGGCGTACTTCGCCGCCCTGGAGGCGGTCTTCACCGCCGCGGCCGGGCGCCCCCACTGGGGCAAGATGCACACCCGCGACCTGTCCTACCTGGAGAAGGTGTATCCCCGACTGCACGACGCGCTGGAGGTGCGCGAACGGGTCGACCCCCAGCGGCGCTTCACCAACACCTACCTGGAGCGCGTGCTGGGGCGGTGA